CTTTTACAGCTTTAAGTGGAGTAAAGGAAGTCTTGCAGGATAGTAAAATAGTTATTGGCGCCCAGAATATGTATCCAGAACCAGCAGGGGCAGTTACCGGTGAAATATCCCCTTTAATGTTGATTGATGTTGATTGTGAGTATGTAATTATTGGTCATTCTGAAAGACGAATACTATTTAATGAGACGGACGAAATAATTAATAAGAAACTTAAAGTCGCTTCTACTTATAGACTTAGACCTATACTGTGCATTGGAGAACACATCGAGGAAAGAGATGCGGGTAAAACTGAAAAGGTAGTCTATCAGCAATTGATTAACGGATTGGCGGATATAGGTAAAGATGATATTTTAAAAATGGTCATTGCTTATGAACCAATCTGGGCAATTGGCACGGGTAGAACCTCTACTCCAGAGGATGCCAATGCTATTCATAAATTTATTCGTCAGACTTTAAACGATATTTATGAT
This is a stretch of genomic DNA from bacterium. It encodes these proteins:
- the tpiA gene encoding triose-phosphate isomerase, coding for MRRPIIAANWKMNKTTKKAIQFVTELKEQLANYTGVEVVVCPPFTALSGVKEVLQDSKIVIGAQNMYPEPAGAVTGEISPLMLIDVDCEYVIIGHSERRILFNETDEIINKKLKVASTYRLRPILCIGEHIEERDAGKTEKVVYQQLINGLADIGKDDILKMVIAYEPIWAIGTGRTSTPEDANAIHKFIRQTLNDIYDEKVASKIRIQYGGSVRPDNIDALMSQSDIDGVLVGGASLDVRSFVRIVKFKREIV